TGACACGGAGGTATTCGAGCGCCTCGTAGGTGTTCGACGAGACTTTCTCGGTGCCGTCGAACGAGTAGAGTTCCGGGTACTCCTGCCGGAGCGACATCGAACAGGACGTACACGAGCAGATGACGTCGTACCCCTGCTCGACCAGCGCGGCGAACGTCTCGATGTTGAACTTCGCCGCGCGCTCGGCGTCGTCCAGCATCCCGTTCGCGTACATCGGCGTGCCCGAACAGCGCTGGTCGGGTACGACGACCTCGTAGCCAAACTCCTCGAACACCCGGATCATCGATTTTGCGACCTCGGGCGTGTTGAAGTTCGAGTAGTCGCCGTGGAAGTAGGCGACCTTCTTATCGGCGTCCTCGCCGTCGTCCCTATTTCGCTCGGCTCGTCGCTTCGAGGCGGCGTCCCCGCCACGTTCGTCCCACCAACTGGTGAACGTCTGCTCGGCGAAGGCGGGGAACTCGCGTTCGCCCGCGATGCCGAGCAGTTTCTCGTAGACGGTCTTCGTCACGTCGAGGCCCATCACGAAGTTGGTGATCCGGGGGAACATCGCGCCGAGCGGCGCGAGTCGGCCGTAGTTCGCCAGGATGCGGTTGCGGATGTACTCCCGCGAGAACTTCGACATCTGCTTGTCCACGTAGTCGCCGCGTGCGGTGTTGTGCATGCCCGAGAGGGGCACGTTCGACGGGCAGGCGCTGTCACAGCGCATGCAGTTCGAACACGACATGATCGAATCGTCGATGTCGTGGTCGTCCTTGCGCTTGAGTCGCCACTGTTCCGGCCCCTGGAACTTCGGCCCCGGGAAGTCGTCGTCCACTTCCGCGACGGGACACTCCGTGTCGCACGTCGAGCACTTGTAGCAGTCGTCGGACCCCGGTCTGAGGTCGAGCGGTTCGCCTGTAAACACGTCGCGTAGTTCGGCCGCCTCTCGGCTGCCCGTTTCCTTCTCACTCATGGATTGGTATTCACCTGTTCGCCCGCAAGTCGTCCGGCGACGACGCCCGTCGAAAGCGAGACGCCGCTGCCCGATTTCTCCGCCGCGAAGTCGTAGCCGCCGAGAACCCCACCGGCCGCGCGAAGGTTCCCGAACTCCGGTTCGCCCGCCGAATCGAGTGGGCGCAGTTCGTCGTCCACGTCCACGCCGAACCGCGGGAAGGCGTGGTCGCCGAACGCCTCCTCGTCCGACCAGTCGTAGCGGTCGTCCGGTGCGGGGACGTCGCAGTCGAAAATCGGTTCGGAGACGCGTTCCCGCGTCGAGTCGATACCCTTCCCGACCAAGCCCCCGGTCGCCAACACGAACTGCTCGCCGTGGAACGGGATTGCCGCGCCGTTTCGCTCCACGACGACGGCCTCGATATCGCCGTCATCGCCCGTCTCGAAATCCACGACCGGGTTTCCGGACGTGGTTCGAACGCCCGCCTCGACGAGAGCCTCGTGAAACGCCGTTTCCAGGCGCATTCCCGGAATGCTCGGCGGTCCCATCGGCACCTCGAACACGGCCGCGTCGAGTTCGGATTCGAGGCTGGCGATCACTTCTCCGGTCCGCTCCTCGCCGAGCAACGCCGGGAAGCCGACGCGCTCCGCGCCGTCGAGGTACGGTTCGACCGCATCGGCGAGCGCGGTTCGGATGGGGAGTGACGCGGATACGCCGTCTCTCGGTTCCTCGATTCGCTCGTTTTCGTCCAGCGCGTGGGCGAGCCGCGTGATTCGAGCGTCGGTCCTGAAATCGCCCGGAAACGCGACCGTCGCGCCGTGGACATCGAACGGAACGTCGGCCGAGAGAGCCTCGGAGGCCAGTGGTGCGTCGAAGTCCACCACCGTCTCGAAACCGACGAGCAGGGTGTCCCGGTCGTCGCTGGCGAGTCCCGCGGCGGTCGCGGGCGGGTACCGTGCGGTCGGTTTGATTTTCCCCCCGAAGGTGGGAACGAGGGCGTTTCGGTCGGTGTGTGCCCCCTCGTAATCGGCCACCGAATCGAAGAGGTCGAGGCCGTCGCGGACGCCGTCCTCGCCGACGATTCGGTAGGGGTGCTCGTCCGGAAGCCCCGAAATCGCGTCGAACGGGTCCGAGACGAGTCCGTCGGCGTCCGTGTACCCCAGCACGTCCACGAGGCCGCTCGCGTGCCGGAGCGTGCTTTCCTTGTGCGAGAGCAGACGGACCTGTGCGCCATCGCGGGCGGCCGAAAGCGCGGCGCTCATCCCGGCGATGCCGCCGCCGATGACCACCACGTCGTCCTCAATCGCCACGCTGGCCTCCGTCGAACGCCGCGAAGTCGATGTCTTCGGTGGTTTCGTCGCGGTTCATCGTCGTCGCGTGAAGGGCGTAGTTCAGCGCCCCTTGCGAAAGCTGTTCGCCCCACAGACCGTGACGCTCGCCCTTCCAGCGCTCCTGAAACAGTTCGTCGAGGGCTTTTCGAGATGTGGGTTCGTCGTACTCCGGATGGAGTTCGTTCGCCATCCGGTGACAGCAAATCCCGCCCTGACAGTTGCCCATCGAGGACCGGGTGCGGATACGAACCGAGTTCAGGTCGGACCCGGCCCCCTCGATGGCGTCGTGAATCTCCGCGCGGGTGACGGCCTCGCACTCGCAGATGGTCGGGTTCGGATCACAGCTTTCGAGCACGCCCTCGGCGCGACTGCCGAGTCGCTGGACGCTTCTGCGGCCGATGGGCGAGCGCAACCCGAACTCCTCCATGTAGTCGTGAAGCAGGGTGAAATCGTGACTGCCGGGGAGCGGTTCGTCGGCGGTGTGGCAGGTCGCCCTGACGCCGAGTCGGTCACAGACGTGGTCGGAAATCTTCTCGGCCATCATCCGATAGGTGGTGAACTTACCGCCGACGATGCTCGCCATCCCCGACAGGTCGTCGCGCTCCTCGTGGTCCAACAGGAAGAAGTCGCGTGTGATGTCGGTCGGGTCGGTCGTCCCGGTTCCCGGCGGTTCGTACAGCGGGCGAACCCCCCAGAACGTCCGGATGGTCCGGGAGTCGCGCAGGATGGGGACGAGTTTCGATAACTCGTCGATCATCATATCCACTTCCCAGCCTTCCTCGGGGTAGTTTTCGGGGTCCTCGACCTCCTCGTCCGTGGTGCCGAGAATCGCCGTCGTCTCGTGCGGGACGATGATGTCGGCGTCGCCCTTGGGTCGGCAGTGGTTGATGACCGTGTCCACCTGTCGGCAGTTCATGACCACCATCGCGCCTTTCGAGGGGCGGACTTCGACGTCCACGCCCGCCATCTCGCCGAGTTGTCCGGCCCACGCGCCCGTCGCGTTGACGACGTACTCGGCGCGAATCTTCTCGGTGGTTCCGGGATGGGAATGGTTCCGTTTGCCCGGCCCGCTCGCGTGGCGGACTTCGACGCCCGTGACGTCGCTTCCCTCGACCAGCACGTCGGTCACTTCCGCGTGCGTTTCGATTCGCGCGCCGTGCATCTCCGCGTCGGCGGCGTTGGCCACGCAGAGTCGGAACGGGTCGATGGCCCCGTCCGGGACGGAAATCGACCGTTTCACGTCCCCGGTCAGGTAGGGTTCCTGTTCGCGCGCTTCCCTGGCGGTCAGTTCCTCGGCGGGGATGCCACAATCGCGACAGCCCTGTAGCTTCTCCTCGAAATAATCGTCGTCGTCGCCCTCCAGTTGTACGAACTGGCCGCCGGTCATCTCAACGCAGTGACTGGCGATGTCCCGGAGGACGCGATTTTCCTCGATACACTCCTCGGCGCTGGCTTGGTCGGAGACGGCGTACCGACCGCCGCTGTGGAGCAGACCGTGCATCCGCCCCGTGGTCCCGTGGGTGAGGTTGCCCTTCTCGACCAGCGTCACGTCGAGGCCTCGCATGGCGAGGTCTCGGGCGATTCCCGTGCCCGTGGAGCCACCCCCAATCACGAGCACATCGGCGTCAGTTGCCATGTATGACGGTTCGTTGGAATCCACTTTAGTTTACCGACAGTAGCGGTGGTATAGATAAAATACGGTCCGGCGGCTCGGATTCCGGCGAAACGCGACGGGCGAGAGACAACTATTATCTACATTCGAACGGTTAGACGGCGGTAATGGACATCGGAGAGCGCATCGAGCGTCGCCGGGCGACACCCCAGGTCGCCAATTTCGTCGTCGAGTGTGGTGTTCTCAGCCCGATGACACACATCTCGAACCCCGTCGGGCGAGGGTCCACCTTGGAACGACTGCTCGACGCGCTCGACCCCCTGTTCGACGGACGGCTTCCGTCGAATCTGCATCTGTACGGCCCACCCGGTGCCGGGAAATCGGCCATCGTCACCGCGCTGTTCGACCAATTCGCGGAACGGTTGTCCTCCGGCAACGGGCAGATACTGACGACGACCCGCGCCGAGAGCGAGGGCGGGTTCGATTTCGTCTACATCGACGCCAGACGGGCGGGCACGGCGTTCAAACTGTATCGGTCGGTGCTCGATTCGTTGACCGACGAGCACGTGCCGAAACGCGGTGTCGGCACGGGAACCCTCCGCCGAAAGTTGGCGACCGCCGTGGAGGACTCGAACCGGGGCGTCGTCGTCGCGGTGGATCACGTCGGTGAAGACGAAACGCTCACCGCCGCGGAGACGGAGTCGCTCTTCGACGAGACGGACGACTCGCTGGCCGTGATGACGGTCGGCAGAGCGCGCGCGGAGGCGTCGAACGCGCTCGAAATCCCGGCGTACAGCACCCACGAACTCACGGACATCATCACGGAACGGGCCTCGCGCGGGTTGCGGCAGGGCGTCCTCGACCACGCACAGGTGAAGACGCTCGCGGAGTGGGCCGAGGGGGACGCCCACGACGCGCTCGCGGCGTTGTTCGGCGCGGTAACGCTCGCCGTCGGGGCGGACGCGGACCGAATCCACGACGGGCATCTGACGGCGGGGATGGACGCGGTACCGCGCGACGGCGTTCCGCTCGGTATCGTCCTCTCGCTGCCGGAAAACCGCCGCCACGTCCTCGTCGAACTGCTCGAACTCGACGCGAGCGTTCGGGTGTCGGTCGAAACCAGCGCGACCGCCATCGCGGCGGAGACGGACCTTTCGGCCGGAACGGTCACTCGCTACCTCTACGAACTCGCCGAGGCCGGGGTACTCGAACGGGTGACCTCCGAGAACGGGGTTCGGAGCGGACGGCAACCGAGCAGGCTCGAACCGCGGTTTCCGACGCTCGTGTTCGAGGCGCTCAACGAAAATTGAGCGAAGTCACACGCTCCTTGAATGGGCAACATTTATAATGAAAGTGTTTGATGTTTACAGCCAATGGCCGATTGCCAGTAAAAATGGCTGAGTCACCCGATGGATACGGTCATTCAGGCATCGGACACAGGAGGTTATCCAATGGAAACGAACGACACCTACGTCGGCTCGATAGACCAAGGAACGACAGGCACCCGGTTCATGGTGTTCGATCACTCGGGAACGGTGGTCGCGAACGCCTACGAGAAACACGAACAGATCTACCCGGAACCGGGGTGGGTCGAACACGACCCGCTCGAAATCTGGGAGAACACGCAGTCGGTCATCGAATCGGCGCTCGCAGAGGCGAGTATCGACGCCGGGCAGTTGGCGGCCATCGGCGTGACGAACCAGCGCGAGACGACGCTGCTGTGGGACGCGGACACCGGCAAACCCGTTCACAACGCCATCGTCTGGCAGGACCGGCGGACGACCGACCGCATCGAGGAACTGGAGGCGGACGGGAAGGCGGACGACGTCCGGGCGAAGACGGGACTGCAACCGGACGCGTACTTCGCGGCGACGAAGGCCGAGTGGTTGCTCGATAATTCGGAACCGATCAAGACCCAGCGCGCTCGCCCGGCGAGTCTGCGCGAGCGGGCCGAAAGCGGCGAAATCCTGTTCGGAACCATCGACTCGTGGCTGATTTACAACCTGACGGGCGAGCACATCACGGACGTGACGAACGCGTCGCGGACGATGCTGTTCGACATCCACGAGATGGACTGGGACGACGACCTCTGTACCGAGTTCGACGTGCCGCGCGCGATGTTGCCCGAGGTTCGCCCGTCGAGCGACGACGAGACCTACGGTTCGACGGACCCCGACGGCTTCTTGGGTGCGGCGGTCCCCGTCGCGGGCGCACTCGGCGACCAGCAGGCCGCCCTGTTCGGGCAGACCTGTTTCGACGCTGGCGACGCGAAGAACACCTACGGCACGGGCAGTTTCTTCCTGCTGAACACGGGTAACGAAGCCGTCGAGAGCGAACACGGCTTGCTCACGACGGTCGGATTCCAGCGTTCGGGCGAACCCGTGCAGTACGCGCTCGAAGGCTCCATCTTCGTCACCGGCGCGGCCATCGAGTGGCTCGTAGACATGGACCTCATCGAGGACGCCGGGAAGACCGAGAACCTCGCACGGAGCGTCGATTCGACGGACGGCGTCTACATGGTTCCCGCGTTCACGGGACTCGGTGCGCCTCACTGGAACCAGCGCGCCCGCGGGACGCTCGTCGGCATGACGCGCGGCACCCGGAAGGAACACGTCGTCCGCGCCACGCTCGAATCCATCGCCTATCAGACCCGCGACGTCGCCGAAGCGATGGAGGCCGACAGCGGCATCGAGGTCGAAACGCTCCGCGTGGACGGCGGCGCGGTGAAGAACAACTTCCTCTGTCAGCTACAGGCCGACATCCTCGGGACGGACATCGCCCGGCCGGTCGTGGACGAGACGACGGCGCTCGGGTCGGCCTACGCCGCCGGTCTGGCCGTCGGCTACTGGGAGACCGCCGACGAACTCCGGAACAACTGGCAGGTAGACCGCGAGTTCGAGGTGGCGATGTCGAGCGACGAGGCCGACGAGAAGTACGGTCGCTGGGAGGACGCGGTCGAGCGGTCGCTCGACTGGGCGAACGACGGAGGGACGTAAATGGCGGAACTCTCCTCGCTCTGGGCCATCGAGATGCTCATCGCCGCGTTCGCGGGCGGCGCGTTCGGCGCGGCCGTCGGCGCGCTCCCGGCGTTCATCTTCACCGGCTTCATGGTCATCGCCGGGGAGGCGGCGAACGTCGTGGGACGCTACGTCGCCGCGACCGGTCCCGGCAAGGCGGGCGAACTCGGCGCACTGGGTATCACCGGTTCCATCGCGTTCGGTCCGGTGTTCTCCCCCGCGATCAGTTTCGCTGCGGGGACGGCGGCGGCCGCCTACGCCGCGAAACGCGGCTACATGGAAACCGGCTTCGACTTCCACGAGGCGAAGAACATCGCCTTCGCACAGGGGACGAAACCCGACGTGCTCGTCGTCGGTGGCCTGTTCGGTATCCTCGGCTACTGGTTCGTCCAACTTTCGACGATTTACAGCATGCCCTACGACCCCATCGCGATGGGCGTCGTCCTCTCCGCCGCGGCCCACCGACTCGTGTTCGGCTACAGCATCATCGGAAACGCCAAGAAGGGCCTCCTGAACATGTCCCCGTTCGAGTCGGAGGACCGTCGCATCATCGGCGAACCGGCGGCTGACGGCGGGGAATCAGAGGCTGGCGGTTCGCCCGAAACCGACGGCGGAACGGTCGGAAACCGCTTCCTCGTCGAACCGTGGTTGCCCCACCAGTACAAGTGGGCGAACGTGGCGACGCTCGGCCTCGTCGTCGGGATTCTGGGCGCGTACACGGCCTACGTGACGGGCAGTCCGTTCCTGGCCTTCGGCATCAGCGCGGCCAGCCTCGTCTTCCTGAACTGCGGCGTCGAGCGGATGCCCGTCACCCACCACATGGCTCTCCCGGCGAGCACCGCCGCGCTGGCGCTCGCCCCGGCGGGCATGAACATCACGACGGCATCTCCGGCCGCGATTCAGGCGCAGATTCCGCTCCTCACCGCGCTCGCCGTGGGTGCGGTGTTCGGCGTCGTCTGCGGCCTGTTCGGCGAGGCGTTCCAGCGCGTGTTCTACTCCCACGCCGACACGCACATGGACCCGCCCGCCGCGAGCATCGTCTTCGGCACGTTCCTCGTCGCGATTCTGGCCGCACTCGGCGTCTTCCCGCAGAGCGCGTGGGTCGCGTCGCTCGGGATGTAACCTCGGACGTCACGCACCGACGCGTCGGTCGCCGATTTCCGACCATCGATTTTTCGCCGATTTCCGCGCGAACTCAACGACCTCCGCGTGAACCGGTAGTGAGCGGCAAACCG
The genomic region above belongs to Haladaptatus sp. R4 and contains:
- a CDS encoding anaerobic glycerol-3-phosphate dehydrogenase subunit C: MSEKETGSREAAELRDVFTGEPLDLRPGSDDCYKCSTCDTECPVAEVDDDFPGPKFQGPEQWRLKRKDDHDIDDSIMSCSNCMRCDSACPSNVPLSGMHNTARGDYVDKQMSKFSREYIRNRILANYGRLAPLGAMFPRITNFVMGLDVTKTVYEKLLGIAGEREFPAFAEQTFTSWWDERGGDAASKRRAERNRDDGEDADKKVAYFHGDYSNFNTPEVAKSMIRVFEEFGYEVVVPDQRCSGTPMYANGMLDDAERAAKFNIETFAALVEQGYDVICSCTSCSMSLRQEYPELYSFDGTEKVSSNTYEALEYLRVNEDLDGALAESSVPESEFGTLSYHAPCHARNQGLAGQAVELLSALDGTDPVDVGDSCSGISGTYGWKEEKYDKSMKIGEEMFEHMEDADGETGMTECPTCAMQMEHGTGYDIRHPLEVLDAALVS
- the glpB gene encoding glycerol-3-phosphate dehydrogenase subunit GlpB; translated protein: MAIEDDVVVIGGGIAGMSAALSAARDGAQVRLLSHKESTLRHASGLVDVLGYTDADGLVSDPFDAISGLPDEHPYRIVGEDGVRDGLDLFDSVADYEGAHTDRNALVPTFGGKIKPTARYPPATAAGLASDDRDTLLVGFETVVDFDAPLASEALSADVPFDVHGATVAFPGDFRTDARITRLAHALDENERIEEPRDGVSASLPIRTALADAVEPYLDGAERVGFPALLGEERTGEVIASLESELDAAVFEVPMGPPSIPGMRLETAFHEALVEAGVRTTSGNPVVDFETGDDGDIEAVVVERNGAAIPFHGEQFVLATGGLVGKGIDSTRERVSEPIFDCDVPAPDDRYDWSDEEAFGDHAFPRFGVDVDDELRPLDSAGEPEFGNLRAAGGVLGGYDFAAEKSGSGVSLSTGVVAGRLAGEQVNTNP
- the glpA gene encoding anaerobic glycerol-3-phosphate dehydrogenase subunit GlpA; protein product: MATDADVLVIGGGSTGTGIARDLAMRGLDVTLVEKGNLTHGTTGRMHGLLHSGGRYAVSDQASAEECIEENRVLRDIASHCVEMTGGQFVQLEGDDDDYFEEKLQGCRDCGIPAEELTAREAREQEPYLTGDVKRSISVPDGAIDPFRLCVANAADAEMHGARIETHAEVTDVLVEGSDVTGVEVRHASGPGKRNHSHPGTTEKIRAEYVVNATGAWAGQLGEMAGVDVEVRPSKGAMVVMNCRQVDTVINHCRPKGDADIIVPHETTAILGTTDEEVEDPENYPEEGWEVDMMIDELSKLVPILRDSRTIRTFWGVRPLYEPPGTGTTDPTDITRDFFLLDHEERDDLSGMASIVGGKFTTYRMMAEKISDHVCDRLGVRATCHTADEPLPGSHDFTLLHDYMEEFGLRSPIGRRSVQRLGSRAEGVLESCDPNPTICECEAVTRAEIHDAIEGAGSDLNSVRIRTRSSMGNCQGGICCHRMANELHPEYDEPTSRKALDELFQERWKGERHGLWGEQLSQGALNYALHATTMNRDETTEDIDFAAFDGGQRGD
- a CDS encoding Cdc6/Cdc18 family protein; translation: MDIGERIERRRATPQVANFVVECGVLSPMTHISNPVGRGSTLERLLDALDPLFDGRLPSNLHLYGPPGAGKSAIVTALFDQFAERLSSGNGQILTTTRAESEGGFDFVYIDARRAGTAFKLYRSVLDSLTDEHVPKRGVGTGTLRRKLATAVEDSNRGVVVAVDHVGEDETLTAAETESLFDETDDSLAVMTVGRARAEASNALEIPAYSTHELTDIITERASRGLRQGVLDHAQVKTLAEWAEGDAHDALAALFGAVTLAVGADADRIHDGHLTAGMDAVPRDGVPLGIVLSLPENRRHVLVELLELDASVRVSVETSATAIAAETDLSAGTVTRYLYELAEAGVLERVTSENGVRSGRQPSRLEPRFPTLVFEALNEN
- the glpK gene encoding glycerol kinase GlpK, which codes for METNDTYVGSIDQGTTGTRFMVFDHSGTVVANAYEKHEQIYPEPGWVEHDPLEIWENTQSVIESALAEASIDAGQLAAIGVTNQRETTLLWDADTGKPVHNAIVWQDRRTTDRIEELEADGKADDVRAKTGLQPDAYFAATKAEWLLDNSEPIKTQRARPASLRERAESGEILFGTIDSWLIYNLTGEHITDVTNASRTMLFDIHEMDWDDDLCTEFDVPRAMLPEVRPSSDDETYGSTDPDGFLGAAVPVAGALGDQQAALFGQTCFDAGDAKNTYGTGSFFLLNTGNEAVESEHGLLTTVGFQRSGEPVQYALEGSIFVTGAAIEWLVDMDLIEDAGKTENLARSVDSTDGVYMVPAFTGLGAPHWNQRARGTLVGMTRGTRKEHVVRATLESIAYQTRDVAEAMEADSGIEVETLRVDGGAVKNNFLCQLQADILGTDIARPVVDETTALGSAYAAGLAVGYWETADELRNNWQVDREFEVAMSSDEADEKYGRWEDAVERSLDWANDGGT